A segment of the Sulfitobacter sp. D7 genome:
GCCGTCTTTCTGCATCAGCAGGATGAAGGCAAAGGTGCCGAGGTTCATGGTGACATAGATCGCCATATAGACCAGCATCGCCTGCACGCCAAAGGCGGTGCCCGCAGCCAAGCCCATCAGCGCATAGCCCATGTGGGCAATCGACGAAAAGGCCATCAGACGCTTGATGTTGGTCTGACCAATCGCGGCGACAGAGCCGAAGAACATCGACAGCACCGACAGAAGCGCCACGATCTGGCTCCAATCGCTGACGATCTGGCCAAAGGCGTCATGCATGACCCGTGCGAACAGGCCCATGGCGGCGACTTTTGGCGCTGTGGCAAAGAAAGCCGCGATCGGGGTGGGCGCACCTTCGTATACGTCCGGTGTCCACATGTGGAACGGCACGGCCGAAACTTTGAAGGCAAGGCCCGAAATCAGGAAGACCAGACCAAAGAGCAGCCCGAGCGAGGTGCCGCCGGTTTGCGCCGTGGTGATGATGCCCGCGAAAAGCGTGGTCCCGGCGTAGCCATAAACGAGCGACGCACCATAGAGCAGCAGGCCCGAGCTAAGCGCGCCGAGCACGAAATACTTGAGGCCCGCCTCTGTGGATTTGACCGAGTCGCGGCGCAGCGATGCCACGACATAGAGCGCTAGCGATTGCAGCTCCAACCCCATGTAGAGCGCCATCAGGTCGCCTGCACTGACCATCATCATCATGCCGACCACGGCGAGCGAAACCAGCATCGGATATTCAAACCGCAGCAAACCGCGCAGTTTCATATAGCTTTCGGACATGACCAAGACAGCCGCCGCCGAGAGCAGGATCGCCACTTTCGCAAAGCGCGCAAAGCTGTCGTCGATGAACATGCCGTGGAAGGCGATGTTGGTGGTGCCGTCGCCGGACATGGCCACCCAAGCAGCCAGCAGCACCATCACCACCGCGGTCACCCAGACGAGCACCCCGGCGGCCTTGTCTTTCGACGTATAGACCGCGCCAAGAAGGCCAAGCAGGGCAAACCCCGCAAGGACGATCTCGGGCAGAATGATGTTCAGATCAGCGGATATCATGCGCCAAGTCCTTCTTAATGCGAGGCATCGGCGGTCTGCACAGCGGTATCAGCCGCCTCCAGCGCCATGTCGTAATTGTCAACGAGAGCAGCCACCGACGGCCCGATCATATCCAGCACCAGCGCCGGATAGACGCCCAGGATCAGGGTCATCGCTACCAGCGGCGCAATGATCCATTTCTCACGTGCGGTCATGTCGGTGATCGCCTTGAGGCTTTCTTTGATCAGGTCGCCCATCACCACGCGGCGATAGAGCCACAGCGCGTAGGCCGCCGAAAAGATCACGCCCGTGGTCGCCACTGCCGCCACCCAAGTGTTCACTTGGAAGGTCGCCATCAGCGTCAGGAATTCCCCCACGAAACCGGATGTGCCCGGCAGGCCCACGTTCGCCATGGTGAAGAACATAAAGACCAGTGCATAGGCGGGCATCCGGTTCACCAGACCGCCATAGGCGTCAATGTCACGGGTGTGCATCCGGTCATAGATCACGCCAACGCTGAGGAAGAGCGCGCCAGAGATGAAGCCGTGGCTGATCATCTGGAAAATCGCGCCATCAATCCCCTGCTGGTTCGCCGCAAAGATGCCCATGGTCACGAAACCCATGTGTGCGACCGAGGAATAGGCGATCAGCTTTTTCATGTCCTGCTGCACCAGCGCCACTAGCGAGGTATAGACGATGGCAATGGCCGACATCCACAGGATCAGCGGCGTCATCACCTCGGACCCGACGGGGAACATCGGCAAGCTGAAGCGCAGGAAGCCGTAGCCGCCCATTTTCAGCAGGATCGCCGCCAGCACCACAGAACCCGCCGTCGGGGCCTGAACGTGTGCGTCGGGCAGCCATGTGTGCACTGGCCACATCGGCATCTTGACCGCGAAGCTGGCAAAGAAGGCGAGGAACATCAGTGTCTGCATGCCGCCAACGACTTGGATGCCCAGAAGCTCAAAGTTCTCGGACCCGAAGTTATGCGTGAGCAGGCTGATTTCACAGCCGCCGATGCAGGTTGTGCCCGCTTCGGTAAACATCGCTACCATCGCAACCAGCATCAGCACCGAGCCGAGGAAGGTATAGAGGAAGAACTTGAAGCTCGCGTAGATACGCTCTTTGCCGCCCCAGATGCCGATGATCAGGAACATCGGGATCAGACCGGCCTCGAAGAACAGGTAGAACAGCACCAAGTCCAGCGCCATGAACACGCCAAGCATCAGCGTTTCCAAGAGCAGGAAAGCGATCATGTATTCTTTGACACGGTGCTCGACATTCCAGCTTGCTGCAATGACCAGCGGCATCATGAAGGTGGTCAGCATCACGAAGAGGATCGAGATGCCGTCAACGCCAAGGCGATACTTCAGACCGAGCAGCCAATCGGCCTCATCCACGAATTGGAAGTCGGTGTTGGACGGGTCAAAATCAAAGAGCACAAAAAGCGAGATCAGGAAGGTGACCGTCGTGGTGATGAAGGCCAACCATTTCGCGTTGCGCCCGGCAGCGGCATCGTCGCCCCGCAAGAAGACCGCGAGGATCAGTGCAGCGAAGGCCGGAATGAATGTGATGATTGAAAGCAGATGCGTATCCATCAGTTCGCTCCTCCGCTCATCGTCATCCATGTCACCAGAACGGCGATGCCGATCACCATGGCGAAGGCATAGGTGAAGATATAGCCCGTCTGTGCCTTACCCGCGAGGCGGGTGAAGAAGGGGATGATCCCCATGGCGACGCCATTGAGCGTGCCATCGATCACAGTGCCATCGCCGCGTTTCCACAGGAACCGGCCGATCGTTTTGGCGGGACGCACGAAAATCACGTCGTAAACCTCATCAAAGTACCATTTGTTTTTCAGGAACAGGTAAAGCGGGCGTTGGTTTGCCGCCAAACGTCCCGGGACGGTCGGGCTCCAGATATAGAACCACAGGGCCATGACCAGACCGGCCAGCATCGCGATAAAGGGCGAGACCTTAACCCAAGTCGGGGCGGCGTGCGCGTCATCCAGCACGTGGTTGTCGGGCGCAAAGTAAAGCGCCCCCTCACCCGGTGCACCGCCAAAGGCTTCGTGATGCGCGCCCGCGTCCTGCTGGCCTTCGACCAAAGCGTCGGCTCCATGATCACCGTCGGCCGGGCCAGTGGCACCGTGGTCATCCTCGGCCCCTTCGACATGGGCGTCGCCGCCTTCGGCCATTTCAGCCATCGGGATGCCGTAGAATTTGCCAACCTGATCTGCATGGCCAAAGAAGCTGCCGTACCAAACCATCCCAGCAAAGACCGAGCCGAGCGCCAGAACGCCAAGCGGGATCAGCATGACCATCGGGCTCTCGTGGGCGTGCTCATGCGTGTGCTTGTTGCCACGCGGTTTTCCGAAGAACGTGAGGAAAATCAGGCGCCAGCTGTAGAAGCTCGTCATCGCCGCAGCGATCACCAACATCCAGAAGCCATACATTGACCCACCGCCCCAAGCGCTTTCGATGATCGCGTCTTTCGACAGGAAGCCCGCGAAACCGATATGCGTCAGCGGGATGCCAACACCGGTGATCGCCAATGTGCCGATCATCATCGCCCAGAAAGTATAGGGGATTTTCTTACGCAGACCGCCGTAGTTGGTCATGTCTTGCTCATGGTGCATCGCGTGAATGACCGAGCCCGCGCCCAAGAACAGCATCGCCTTAAAGAAGGCGTGGGTGAACAGGTGGAACATCGCCGCCGAGTACATGCCGACGCCAGCCGCCACGAACATATAACCAAGCTGTGACATGGTCGAATAGGCAATCACACGTTTGATGTCGGTTTGCACAAGGCCGATGGTCGCCGCGACAAAGGCGGTCGTCGCGCCGATCACCGTGACAAAGGCCATCGCTTCGGGTGCGAATTCCATCACCGGCGACATGCGGCAGACAAGGAAAACACCCGCGGTCACCATGGTCGCCGCGTGGATCAGCGCCGACACCGGGGTCGG
Coding sequences within it:
- the nuoN gene encoding NADH-quinone oxidoreductase subunit NuoN — its product is MISADLNIILPEIVLAGFALLGLLGAVYTSKDKAAGVLVWVTAVVMVLLAAWVAMSGDGTTNIAFHGMFIDDSFARFAKVAILLSAAAVLVMSESYMKLRGLLRFEYPMLVSLAVVGMMMMVSAGDLMALYMGLELQSLALYVVASLRRDSVKSTEAGLKYFVLGALSSGLLLYGASLVYGYAGTTLFAGIITTAQTGGTSLGLLFGLVFLISGLAFKVSAVPFHMWTPDVYEGAPTPIAAFFATAPKVAAMGLFARVMHDAFGQIVSDWSQIVALLSVLSMFFGSVAAIGQTNIKRLMAFSSIAHMGYALMGLAAGTAFGVQAMLVYMAIYVTMNLGTFAFILLMQKDGAPVTDITLLNMYAKTNPGRALAMLVLLFSLAGVPPMLGFFGKFYVLRAAYEANMAWLAVAGVIASVIGAYYYLRIVFYMYFGEERSDTLDHQNGGVLTVVLMASAVIMIVGIANMFGVEGMAASAAASLVN
- a CDS encoding NADH-quinone oxidoreductase subunit M, which translates into the protein MDTHLLSIITFIPAFAALILAVFLRGDDAAAGRNAKWLAFITTTVTFLISLFVLFDFDPSNTDFQFVDEADWLLGLKYRLGVDGISILFVMLTTFMMPLVIAASWNVEHRVKEYMIAFLLLETLMLGVFMALDLVLFYLFFEAGLIPMFLIIGIWGGKERIYASFKFFLYTFLGSVLMLVAMVAMFTEAGTTCIGGCEISLLTHNFGSENFELLGIQVVGGMQTLMFLAFFASFAVKMPMWPVHTWLPDAHVQAPTAGSVVLAAILLKMGGYGFLRFSLPMFPVGSEVMTPLILWMSAIAIVYTSLVALVQQDMKKLIAYSSVAHMGFVTMGIFAANQQGIDGAIFQMISHGFISGALFLSVGVIYDRMHTRDIDAYGGLVNRMPAYALVFMFFTMANVGLPGTSGFVGEFLTLMATFQVNTWVAAVATTGVIFSAAYALWLYRRVVMGDLIKESLKAITDMTAREKWIIAPLVAMTLILGVYPALVLDMIGPSVAALVDNYDMALEAADTAVQTADASH
- the nuoL gene encoding NADH-quinone oxidoreductase subunit L; the encoded protein is METTILFAPLVGAILCGFGWKIIGEKAAQWTATGLLFLAAFLSWVVFLTLDGPTEQIQILRFIESGTLSTDWAIRMDRLTALMLIVITTVSSLVHLYSFGYMAHDENFRDNESYRPRFFAYLSFFTFAMLMLVTADNLVQMFFGWEGVGVASYLLIGFYFRKPSANAAAMKAFVVNRVGDFAFLLGIFGLYMLTDSIRFDDIFAAAPDLAEQTVTFLWNDWNAANLIAFLLFLGAMGKSAQLFLHTWLPDAMEGPTPVSALIHAATMVTAGVFLVCRMSPVMEFAPEAMAFVTVIGATTAFVAATIGLVQTDIKRVIAYSTMSQLGYMFVAAGVGMYSAAMFHLFTHAFFKAMLFLGAGSVIHAMHHEQDMTNYGGLRKKIPYTFWAMMIGTLAITGVGIPLTHIGFAGFLSKDAIIESAWGGGSMYGFWMLVIAAAMTSFYSWRLIFLTFFGKPRGNKHTHEHAHESPMVMLIPLGVLALGSVFAGMVWYGSFFGHADQVGKFYGIPMAEMAEGGDAHVEGAEDDHGATGPADGDHGADALVEGQQDAGAHHEAFGGAPGEGALYFAPDNHVLDDAHAAPTWVKVSPFIAMLAGLVMALWFYIWSPTVPGRLAANQRPLYLFLKNKWYFDEVYDVIFVRPAKTIGRFLWKRGDGTVIDGTLNGVAMGIIPFFTRLAGKAQTGYIFTYAFAMVIGIAVLVTWMTMSGGAN